One Bradyrhizobium zhanjiangense DNA segment encodes these proteins:
- the typA gene encoding translational GTPase TypA, protein MNLRNVAIIAHVDHGKTTLVDRLLQQSGTFRENQKVTERAMDSNDLERERGITILAKAASVQWKDTRVNIVDTPGHADFGGEVERILNMVDGALVLVDAAEGPLPQTKFVVSKALKVGLKPIVVINKVDRPDARPTEVINEVFDLFAALDASEEQLDFPILYGSAKQGWMAESPEGPKDKGMEPLFDLILRHVAPPKVEEGPFKMIGTILEANPYLGRIITGRISSGVLKPNQQVKVLNADGKLVESGRITKILAFRGLERTPLDEAEAGDIVAIAGLTKGTVADTFCDPTVEVPLPAQPIDPPTVSMSFIVNNSPLAGTEGDKVTSRMIRDRLLREAEGNVALRVVESADKDAMEVSGRGELQLAILIETMRREGFELSVSRPRVVFQKDEATGATMEPIEEVVIDVDEEHSGVVVQKMSERKAELIEMKPSGGNRQRLVFYAPTRGLIGYQGELLTDTRGTAIMNRLFHGYAPYKGEIQGRRNGVLISNDQGDAVAYAMFKLEDRGPMMIEPGWKVYRGMIVGEHTRDNDLEINVLKGKQLTNIRTTSKDEAVRLTPPIRMTLEKALAYIEDDELVEVTPKSIRLRKKHLDPNERKRAEKAKEAVA, encoded by the coding sequence ATGAACCTCCGCAACGTCGCCATCATCGCCCACGTCGACCACGGCAAGACGACCCTGGTCGACCGCCTCCTGCAGCAGTCCGGCACGTTCCGCGAGAACCAGAAGGTGACCGAACGCGCCATGGACTCCAACGATCTGGAGCGCGAGCGCGGCATCACCATCCTGGCCAAGGCGGCCTCGGTGCAGTGGAAGGACACCCGCGTCAACATCGTCGACACCCCCGGCCACGCCGATTTCGGCGGTGAGGTCGAGCGCATCCTGAACATGGTGGACGGCGCGCTGGTGCTGGTGGACGCCGCCGAAGGCCCGCTGCCGCAGACCAAGTTCGTGGTCTCCAAGGCGCTCAAGGTCGGCCTGAAGCCGATCGTCGTCATCAACAAGGTCGACCGTCCCGACGCGCGCCCGACCGAGGTCATCAACGAGGTGTTCGACCTGTTCGCGGCGCTCGATGCCAGCGAGGAGCAGCTCGACTTCCCGATCCTCTACGGGTCGGCCAAGCAGGGCTGGATGGCCGAGAGCCCCGAGGGTCCGAAGGACAAGGGCATGGAGCCGCTGTTCGACCTGATCCTGCGCCACGTCGCGCCGCCGAAGGTCGAGGAAGGTCCGTTCAAGATGATCGGCACCATCCTGGAGGCCAACCCCTATCTCGGCCGCATCATCACCGGCCGCATTTCTTCCGGCGTGCTGAAGCCGAACCAGCAGGTCAAGGTGCTCAACGCCGACGGCAAGCTGGTCGAATCCGGGCGCATCACCAAGATCCTGGCGTTCCGTGGTCTTGAGCGTACCCCGCTCGATGAAGCCGAAGCCGGCGACATCGTCGCGATTGCGGGTCTGACCAAGGGCACCGTTGCCGACACCTTCTGCGATCCGACCGTCGAAGTGCCGCTGCCGGCGCAGCCGATCGATCCGCCGACCGTGTCGATGTCCTTCATCGTCAACAACTCTCCGCTCGCCGGCACCGAAGGCGATAAGGTGACGAGCCGCATGATCCGCGACCGTCTCTTGCGCGAAGCCGAGGGCAATGTCGCGCTACGCGTCGTCGAATCCGCCGACAAGGACGCGATGGAAGTCTCGGGCCGCGGCGAATTACAGCTTGCGATCCTGATCGAGACCATGCGCCGCGAGGGTTTCGAACTCTCGGTGTCGCGCCCGCGCGTCGTGTTCCAGAAGGACGAAGCGACCGGCGCCACCATGGAGCCGATCGAGGAGGTCGTGATCGACGTCGACGAGGAGCATTCCGGCGTCGTCGTGCAGAAGATGAGTGAGCGCAAGGCCGAGTTGATCGAGATGAAGCCGTCGGGCGGCAACCGCCAGCGCCTGGTGTTCTACGCGCCGACCCGCGGCCTGATCGGCTATCAGGGCGAGTTGCTCACCGACACCCGCGGCACCGCGATCATGAACCGCCTGTTCCACGGCTATGCCCCGTACAAGGGCGAGATCCAGGGCCGCCGCAATGGTGTCCTGATCTCCAACGATCAGGGCGATGCCGTGGCCTACGCCATGTTCAAGCTGGAAGACCGCGGCCCGATGATGATCGAGCCGGGCTGGAAGGTCTATCGCGGCATGATCGTCGGCGAGCACACCCGCGACAACGATCTCGAGATCAACGTGCTCAAGGGCAAGCAGCTCACCAATATCCGCACGACATCCAAGGACGAAGCGGTGCGCCTGACCCCGCCGATCCGCATGACCCTGGAAAAGGCGCTCGCCTATATCGAGGACGACGAGCTCGTCGAGGTCACGCCGAAATCGATCCGCCTGCGCAAGAAGCACCTCGACCCGAACGAGCGCAAGCGCGCGGAGAAGGCCAAGGAAGCGGTGGCGTAA